A genome region from Sphingobacteriaceae bacterium GW460-11-11-14-LB5 includes the following:
- a CDS encoding NUDIX hydrolase produces MIDQNIKIAVDAIVFGYEKGTLYVLAVQQRFGKLADRWVLPGGFILNDEPLISAVERELKEEAGITVNYLEQLGTFGDDINRDERFRVISVTYFALVNPKNFVLKADTDAKDARWFPVDEIPQLGYDHNEMVNLAHQRLKSKLTYQPIGFDLLDQEFLFSDLENLYCSILERDIDRRNFRKKILSFGIVKETDKVVKIGVSGRPGKLFTFDKPKYNQLLKENFQFDIRFA; encoded by the coding sequence ATGATCGATCAAAATATCAAAATCGCTGTTGATGCTATTGTTTTTGGCTATGAAAAAGGAACGCTTTATGTACTGGCTGTTCAGCAACGTTTTGGTAAGTTAGCCGATCGCTGGGTTTTACCAGGTGGATTTATTTTAAATGATGAGCCTTTAATAAGCGCTGTAGAGCGGGAGCTGAAAGAAGAGGCGGGTATAACCGTAAATTATCTTGAACAGTTAGGAACTTTTGGTGATGATATCAATCGTGATGAACGCTTCAGGGTAATTTCTGTAACCTATTTTGCTTTAGTAAATCCGAAAAACTTTGTGTTAAAGGCCGATACTGACGCCAAAGATGCCAGGTGGTTTCCGGTTGATGAAATTCCACAGTTGGGTTATGATCATAATGAAATGGTCAACCTGGCGCACCAGCGGCTAAAAAGCAAATTGACGTATCAGCCAATCGGATTTGACTTATTGGATCAGGAATTCCTCTTCTCCGATCTGGAGAATTTATACTGTTCCATTTTAGAAAGAGATATCGACAGAAGAAATTTCAGAAAAAAAATTCTAAGTTTTGGAATTGTTAAAGAAACTGATAAAGTGGTTAAAATCGGAGTTAGTGGTAGACCAGGGAAGCTTTTTACTTTCGATAAGCCGAAATATAACCAACTTTTAAAAGAAAATTTCCAGTTTGACATTAGGTTTGCGTAA